Below is a genomic region from Rhineura floridana isolate rRhiFlo1 chromosome 5, rRhiFlo1.hap2, whole genome shotgun sequence.
TGCTTGATACTTGTTTGAAACAATCTACCTATATATATCCGTGAATCTGTATTTTGCATTCAATGCCTACAGAGGAAATAGAGGACTTACCACAAATTGATCCCCtgctgttttttttccttttagagTTGTTTTATCCCTCACCCACCCCCACTCTAGAATCATTTCATGAATAAGATGGGTGGTAAGGTCACAGTGATTTCACCATGACACTCTCCAGCATTCTTTTGGGGGGATTAGTTGTGTAGGTGACAAAGAAGTCTAAGCCTTCCATTAAGGTGACCTGTCTGCTGCTGCATTACAAGTCTAGTCTATGTGATGCAGTATCCCATTGTATCCTAGCAGATTACGCATTGGGGAAGGGTCTGGGCTAGTggtaaagcagatgctttgcaagcaaaaggtcccaatttcaatcatcctcatctccaggtaggtctgggaatgtcACCTTTCTGAGcacctggagacctgctgccagtcagtgttggtaaTAGTGGGTTAGatgaccaatggtgtgacttggtataaggcagcttcctatgttcctatgctctgATCAAGTTGGGAGGGGCTAACCACATTGTTCTACTCCTAGTTGCTTTGCAGTTAGCAGCTCTGTCACTCTAACTGCAGCCTGTATCCTCCCCTATTACATCTTGAGGTAAATGGTATAATTTTTGGAGCAGTTGAAGTAATGTGCAGTTGATCTAGAAAAACTGTTGGTGTGGTTTGATCAGCTTGAATTCATGGAAATGTGCTATTCCTCACTTCTGTTGCTTATAGGAAAAGGGACAAAATAACCAAGGTAATACTTTAAGGATGCACAAATATGGTCGTTTGATTTTCTGTTGCTTGTCCTAGATGTATTCATAGTTAAGGAGAAGTTAAAATTCTACTTTTAGACCTGTCATTCACTAGGTTTCGATAAGCTTGGTTCTAGAAAAATATGTTTCTTTTTTATACCTTGGGCTTGGACTTCATTGTAGGTAGAAGCCTGTCCGCTTAATTGAGACAGGAACAAGAACAGCTTGTTGGACCTCATGTTGGTAGTTGCATAGACCTTGTGGTGACTGCAGATTCTCATGCAGCGGGGGCAGGGGTACAACAGCGAAGGCACTCTTGTCAAAGATGTGAATTCCTCAAAGATAGACTTGCTTGCTTCATTAGGAACCAGCCTACTGTGTAAATAAAATGGTGGTGGCAAGTTGGTCTGGCACTAGTAGTTGTTGCTACATGTAAAGGAACTTATTTATAAGCAGCTTTCTTTGTCCAGTTCAAGCTCATAGCCACCACTTCTGCAGTTAAAGAGGTACAACCTGGTAATCATGCCTCAGCAACAAAGTTACTAACAAGCTTCAGTATAATGGTTTAGAGAAGAAATCAGTGTAAGTGCATGGATCTGGCAGGTTAATTGTGGCATGGAAGTGAGAGCCAGCCTGGTTCCAAGACACTGAACCATTAAAATAACAATGgcctgtatttttttctttttttatggccAAAAGTCTTAATGAAAACATGTTGTTTTAATCTCATTGGGTAAAAGGAAGAAAACATGCAACAAGCCCGTGAAGAGGAGGAGAGACGTAAAGAAGCAACTGCACACTTTCAGATCACATTGAATGAGATTCAGGCTCAGTTGGAACAGCATGGCATACACAATGCAAAGCTTTGCCAGGAAAATATTGAATTGGGAGAAAAGCTGAAGAAACTCATAGAACAATATACACTGCGAGAAGAAGTAAGTTAACTATTTTTATCTAttcttaccttttaaaaaaaactcccatTAAAATTTTGTTTCCTACAAAGCTCTCATCTTTAGACATTGTTCTGTCATCCATATCCAATAGCATTTCATTTTGAAATAGTATAGCTTATAGTTCATTATTATCTCATTGAACATATTTACACTTAGGTTTTGAATGTAATGCAGTAGATTCTGATTGAAGGAAATAAATTTGCAAAAGTAATTAATCAAAATCCAAGTAGAAGCCGTTTAAAGCTTGACTTCATAGGATATAGTGCCCACAGTCCCacagaaagaaataaaaattcTACATAAACGTAGGAGCAAATGTTTGCTGCAGAAGCAATgtatagatcaggggttcccaaactggtccatgCTTCATGCTGGTGATCTGCAGTGTGTCTGAAGGACTGGAGCAGTGGCAGCTCTATCATTCTTTGCACTATGCTTTCCAGCCAGTCTGTGCCTCTTCTTCGGAGCTAGTAATCTACATTTCCCCTTGTCTCACTCTCGGTTCTAAATCTGTTTGGACATGGGGAAGATTATTGGATGTGAAAAGTCACACCACCACCCCAGGAAGAGAGTGGTAGCAATGCCTTTTACCCACCCCTCCAACCCTAGTTGCAGTTGTCACAAAAGGCAGGTAGTCTCTCTGCCTCCTCATTATTGATGTCTGTTCTGGTGGCCCTTCCTGCCCTTTCTCTTTTCTGGTATTTGTGCATCTATGCTGAGGGTCTGGCAGTCAGGGAGTCAAGTCAAACAAGTGAGGGCTTGACAAACAGCACTCTTCATTTCTTGCAGCTCCCCTCTTACACCCTCCCTAGCTCCTCCGCCCCTTGTTTCTAGCCCCCTTGAATGTACCAAACCCCCCCCATACCTTCAAAGCAGAAGTGCTCCTCCTCAACAGCCTGGACATTCTCGGTATGAGTGGTATTGGCTGCATTGAGAGACACAAGGTAAGGAAGTGTAAAACCAAGAAACTTCAGGGCTGCAAACCATGATGCTTGTTTGCAAGTAAGTACCATAGAGCACAGCCTTCCTTGTCAGTGGGCATGGGATCAAGCTTTTAAGGCTGCAGTTATTGGCAAATCTATGATAGTCTATGCATTATTGATCTCtggtgcttacttccaagtaaatatgcatgggaCTGGCTGTGTGATgagattgggagggaggaagaggcaaAACTGAGATTATTTTGGGAGGGAAAGGacgaaggaggagaagggaaaatACTGACAGCTTTgacgggtttttttttttacagataacTGAGATCACATCTCAGTGCTTTGAGTGCAAGCCTTTTCAGCTCTTTCCCACCTCTTACACAGATTACTTCCCTTTTGCAACCAATCCCATCTACACACATATGCCCCAGTACATTCCTCCCATTTCTGTTCTGTatgcatccattgcattaaatattcataatgattttaactgtatttttattgcttttttatttcttatatattgtattataatttgaattccatagaattcaaatttaaTACAATAAATTATAAATAGAAGCAATAAAATCCAGTTAAGTATTGTAGAGCTTCTAGCACAGTTGCTGCAAAGGCAGAAAATAattgtggtctgccaagacccttggcagtttccattggacatgctggctggggctgatgggagttggagtccaaccacatttggaagaccacaggttccccattcccagGTCTGCCTCTTTCACACactctgggttggatccagagttgccCTTCAGCAAATGGAAGGACTCCTTCAATTTTGACAgaggacagagctccagtggagaCTCTGCTGAAGAAACAGGGTAGGGGAGGTGATTTGCACCAAGTCCCCCTGCAGCACTTCATGCCACCTCTTGCATTGTTATGGAGGGTCCTCTGACCTACCAGATCAGATTTTCAGCAAGTGTGGGATGAAGGAAGAATTGGCAAAAGTTGTTTCCTCCTGTAGGATTATCCCATGAATGGGGTTCTGTCAGTGGAACTCTTAGAACTAACCCTCtgttatcctgtccttcctcctggaAGCTCAGGGTGGTACATGGAGCCCctttgttcatgacagatgctattggaggtcgctgattcatagggtcaccataagtcgtagttgacttgaaggtacataataataataataataataataatttaatttgtgggtcgcctatctggccaatggccactctaggcgacgtacaatttaacaacaatacattacatcataataaaatacatcataaaatacaatataacaataaaacaataaaacagttccagtacagagtagtaggctattggtcgtaaaaatttaaccctccccgtaagtcccaaaggcctgtctgaagagccaggtcttcaaagcttggcggaatacattcagggaaggggcatgtcgaaggtcatacgggagggagttccagagagtgggggccgccactgaaaatgccctctctcttgtccccgccaacctagctgttttagttggcgggattgagagaaggtcctgtgtggctgatcttgttgggcggcatggttggtggcgctggaggtgctccatcagataaactgggccgagaccgtatagggatttaaaggttaataacataacaacaacaacctataaGTTGGGCACTCTGAGGTTTACCTAAAACTGCACGATACAGATGACTCCATTTTACACTTTCAAAAACCCTGCTGTTTTCCTCCAGGATTCCTGAAGCTCCCTTATTGAAGTTTTGCAATGTCTAAACTTATTTAAATTGCACCAGTTAATTGATCAGATATGAAACAGCTtattgaataaaaactataattTCTTGATAGCTCTTTATTATCTTCCATGCTGTATCTACTGCTTCTGCTATTTATCATTATTAGTGCATCCTTCACTGTACATGGTCCCTTATAAAGCTAATACTGCTAAAAATACTGTTAACATGTACTTCTGGTTATCTGTGTTTCATCTGGACTATTGCtgccttctcagtggcttttcattCTTTTATCCTACACTGAATAAAACCTTAAAGCCTCTACTAGGGGTGTGAGGAATCTTTGGTtctcagatgttggactacaactccagtgatccctgaccattgtccatgcttgctggTTCTGATGGGAATgatagttcatcaacatctggagggagggCTGTTTGTTCAGAAGTAATTATATTGTTAAGTGGGGTTAACCAACCCCACCCTCCTTAGTAGGTTTGTTTAGGATTTCAATTAAAGTGTTCTGTTAGTCATTGGTGGTCTTCATTTCAAAGGGTTTTGGTGAGGTTGAGGCTTCTAGGACATGTTTTCCAAGTTAAGTGTGGCTCTTAGTATGTGATGGTGGCCAGTTAGTTAAGCCAGGTAGAAGCCATTATGAAAATGAGAGTGAGGATAACAGTCCAAAGTTTAAAACCAGTCTGAGACAGATATCAAGTTTAAAAGCTTTGCTAGGTATTCTTTTTACTAATAGTAATGCTTTTCTGTAGCATATGGACAAAGTCTTCAAGCATAAAGAACTGCAACAGCAGCTGGTGGATGCCAAGCTTCAGCAGACAACTCAGCTTATAAAAGAAGCCGAAGAAAAGcatcagagagagagggagtttgTAAGTGTTTCTGGTCACAAGAAGAGCATTTGAATATGACTAAATTTTCCTTTGGTCGTAATTCAGCACAATATAATGTTCTAGGTCCGAAACTATTGTTGAACAAATTGTAAATTATTCTGTTTGAATGTTTCTGGATAGTGCTTCGTGCACATTTGCAAACCTATCAGAAATCTTTGTAGATCATAAGCCTTCTAGAAGGGGCAGTTTGTCGCCTTCTGCACAGCACACTGGCTCAGAGTAAATTTGTAATAATAGAATATACAGTATAACATATATAGGCATCTGTGTCTTGCTTGTCCCATGCCTCTTAGCAGCTGTAGATGCACACGTAGTAATGATGATCACTATAAAAAAGGCACCTCCATAAGGTATGTATTCTTTGTTCTACTGGAAATAAATACAGGTTTGTGGAATCTTGAAGGCTGGAATGCCAAGCAGTTTCCTGAGGATGTTAAAAAAACAACTGCTGCTACTAGCAAATCTTTTGACTAAAGAACATGTAATTCCATGAATCTgaactatttaaaaatattttgtagttactCAAAGTTTTGCGTATTTTTTGTGAAAAAATAAGGTATCTTGTAGAACATCAGAGCATCACATCGTATAATTTACAGTATACTAACTTCTTCGGTGTATTTAAAGTCCAAACATCTTTCTACTGATTTTAGTTCAAAACCAAACTTTTTTTTCTGCAGAGTGAAAATTGTAGGATCTGCAGTATCATTGTAGGAGCAAAATCTGCAGTAGTGTTAATAGGACCTGCTAAACATAATAAAATTAGATTAGCTAAATGTATTCATATTTGGGaatttatttgtatatttgaCTTGTTCTAGTTTACACATATCACCTGTAAAGTTGACTTTAAGAATGCTGGAACAATATAAACCAATACATTTGTTCTAATTAGCTTTAAAAACTGGCTATAAATTTGAATGGAGACAGGTAAGTTTTTTCTTCTGCCAGTAAATAACTCAGTTGAAAAAAGTTTTTCATAAAATAGGAGGAATAAAAGGTGAGCAAGATGTAGGTGATACACCTTTTCACTGGTATAAAGGTATTGCAAAAAAGAATCcactttttcttcctcttcagcTACTAAAAGAGGCTACTGAGTCCAGACACAAATGTGAACAGATGAAACAGCAAGAAGCTCAGTTAAAACAGCAGGTAAACTAATTTAAAGTCTGTCTATACATATTTGCTATAGTTACTGACTTGATTGAGTAAATTATTTCTTCTACCATTTCTAAAACATTTTCAGAAACTGGCAAATCAGTAAAGCAAGTTTGGGCATCATCCGCTCTGGTCacttttctttccccctcccctggatTAACCCACACCCCCATGAGAGACTGAAAGTTTGCAAGTATGCGTGCGCACACATTGATATTTCCAGGGGATCTGTATAAAAGTCATATCCAGTAGAATTAAACTTGAAAAGCACATACAGCTGAAAGATGAAGTGAGAAGGACCTTCACTCCAAATTCCTCAggtctatgtacttttcaaagaagaagaaaaggtaaACACCTttaccacctcatgaccaaggaGGCAGTGGGGTGCTCAGACTTTTTGGATACCAGGAGAACTCAAGGGCGCCATTGATCTCACAGGTGCCAGTTTGGTGACTCTACTGCCACCATAAGTTGTTGGGGAAACTGGCCTGATTGAGTCCCTACCACCATTTCCCCATCTTTTTTCCACTGACTTCCTCAATTTTCCATGCCTCCTGGAGGGCAGAGGGTTTGTTCAATCCACATTATGTTACTTGGgtgtttctttttctatttcaacTTTCAGATGAATAGATTGCTGCATACCTGAGAAGTCCCCCAAATGTGAAAACACTGTCTAGGTGGCACCTTTCACTGATAGGCAAAGGACCACCAAGTATTGAgtggtgaacataagaacataggaaactgctttatactgaatcagaccagtaGTCCATTAGCTcaatatcatctacactgactggcagtgactctccaaggtttcaggcaggattctctcccagtcctacctggagatgccagaaattgaacctggggccttctgaatgcaaggcaaatgctctaccactgagctgtggtccttccctgTAGAATACTGGACAGTATCCAGTAAAGTGCTTCCACTAGCACAAAGGCTTTTGgatgtgcaacagaactttctcTCCTGTTGTAGAGGTTCCCCCAATCTTCTGGAATAAATTTGGGGAAGACacatggggagagaagagggaggagaagtttggttgtgcaagcagaaatccttgtgttaGCAGAAGCACTTCATTGGATACCATCCGgtattctgttaaaaaaaaaattcttgctaCAGAACAGTATATTAAGCAACTCCTTATTTTGCTGAAAAGAAGGCCTCAACTAAGAATGAAATAGAACAAAAAAAGCCAAGCCAGTGAGTGCACAAAAATAGTTCTCAATATTATAGGATAGTTTCCAATGTATTTCAGCATTGCCAGAAGCTTCTCTTATCATATGGTAGATGGAAGCTAATATTTATGTATCTGAGTAAAGAGTGCACAGATTTCCCCTGAGAGACTCAATGCAGAAGCAAATTTGATACTAATAATATTGGCAATGACTtaacagtattaaaaaccatttttttaCCATTGGCTTGGCTTATTTGTTCTATGCTTTATTCTGCAGCCTAAAATTACTATCATTCAGTCTGATTTTTCTGAATGTGTTAGCTATGATTAAGCAACATTGGTCAGTAATGACACAAATAAGCAATTCATTTGGGAATCTGGCTTCTAGCATGGCTTTGGCAGCAACATATATTTCCTTCATGGTCTTCTGAAAAGTTTGAAGTGGATTTAAAAGTTCCACGCTTAGTGAAGGGCTGATGGGATATTTTCATCCTTGACAACCCTACTATTCATGAACTTGTTTTTCCTATAGTACTTTCCATTCCACCATAGCCTTTTAAAATATGAAACCTGAAGTTTTGCATCACTATTATATGCTATACAAATCAAACAAATTTGTATTCCTTAAGTATAGattacttacaagatctgaacagggtgggcatgacagatgctattggaggtcgccaattcatagggtctccataagtcgtgatcgacttgaagtaACAACAAGAAGTAGTATAGCTTTAGGTAtcctatagtgcaatcctgtgcatgtctactcagaagaaagtaccattgagttcaatggggcttactcccaggtaagtatgtaggattgcatccttaattCTAAGATACCAGTGGGGGAATTAATTTCAAATGCATGTGCATAGGCGGTGGTTGAGTTTAAAACTGAGGTCAGTAAAACTTATGTAATAGTTCGTAGGACAGGCAAAAGTAAGAAAACTACAAATTCCGTTTTAAAACTCGTTTAACTTACCTTTATCCTTTGAAAGCCACCTCATTCTTAACGACTCAGGAAATTGTGTTTGTCATGTAACTGAAGTTTAGTCTTttgaaataatatattttattgtttcccATGTAGCGCATTTCCAGTATCTCCTGTATTTTATATGTAACCCTAAAAACTACACATGTATAGAGGGCTTAAGTATTGTTTCCTTCAGCTTTCTCTCTACATGGATAAATTTGAAGAATTCCAGACAACAATGGCAAAGAGTAATGAACTTTTCACAACGTTCAGACAAGAGATGGAAAAGGTACTTTTAGTTACAAGTATTTTTTGTATTACTCTCctcctcattcattcatttacagTGGGGAGATAATGTTCAATGTAAAAAAGAAACTCTAAGACTGCAATCTTATCAGTGAAGGCTGATCCATTGGGGCgagtagggcactgccccaccagcctcagtctacattcagccagcccccacctgcctgtcttcttacttacaatcatTCCAGGGTTGGgactgcctgtcagctttctcttccatagtctcagttttgccctagtggaactcagcagggaggaggatagagacaaaactagaattagttggttccaCCTGTCATCGGCTCTGGCTGTGCCTGCTGTTGGCTtccctatcttctaccttgccagttccaacaggcaccagccaccactgaatgtTAAATGCACTTATGGAACTTCACTGCTGAGCAaagatgtatagaattgcactgcaaatggCCTGTGTGTTTATAGTATGCTTGTGCCAGTCTTAATTATTAAATTTTCAGTATTTGAGTGATGTATGATTGTGCGCTTTCGTTTAAATCTTGTCAACAAAATTTTTTAAATGTCATATTTCTATTTAACATCTCATTTTAAGCAGTGAGTTTCAGTGATTTGAGAATAGAATGACATTCAAAGTCATAAGGCAGGAGTGGCTATTCTTTggcctttagatgttgttggataccATCTGGtcggaactgatgggagttagtgTCCAACAAAcatggagggccatagattagtCACACCTGTTCTAAGTAGTGAAATTATTCTAAAGCAGCcttctaaaaaaaaatgcttttaacgtTTTAGATGACCAAGAAGATCAAaaaactggaaaaagaaataatagTTTGGCGTACAAAatgggaaaacaacaacaaagctcttTTGCAAATGGCTGAAGAAGTGAGTATCGTTATTAAAAATTCACAGGGCCTTGTATTTTATGCAAGTAGCTTTTAGAATGTGAGAATTGGACTGGTTTGGATTCCAGTCATTGGAAAGCAGATTGTATGAAAGTGGATGAGGAAGGCTTTACTTTTTTTATGGATAAGCTTGCTGATATTACAGTCCATACAAAAACTTAGCTGTCTTGGTGAATAAACTTATTTGAAGAGATGACTTAAATCACCTTCTAAAAACATTGGGCAGTATGCAGCTAAGTGCTTCCActagtgcaatggaactttcccaccCTCTCCCTGTGTGGCTCCTGTGCCTCCCCaaagctgctctggagggttggggaacccctagaacagatttaggggatgcacagggagaggaggaatGAGATTCTTTGTGCAGGCCAAGAGTAATTGCACTATTAGAAACACTCAGAAGTGTTTTATCTcttctgaattttaattaataacAGTTGCCAGTTTTACAAAAAATCAATTTTATTAATATCTGCTGATGAATAAGGACTATTCCGGCTCTAGATTATCATACTAATGTTtctgaacatttatttaaaatatttctaacctGCTCTTTATTGTAATGAGATACCAGAATGGGGTACAATAATATAAAGTAAAACCAACCAATACaatcataaaataaaaagagcagATAAAATCACAGCAAGGGCAACAATAATAGGAATAATCTAAAACATGTCATACAAATGTCGTACGCAAACTCTTTGcttgttttctatgtttgtttTCTACAGAAAACAGTTAAGGACAAAGAATACAAAGGCTTCCAAATAAAGCTGGATCGTTTGGAAAAGCTGTGCAGGGCTCTTCAAACGGAAAGAAATGAGCTGAATGAGAAGGTGGAAGTCCTTAAAGAACAGGTTTCTGTAAGAGAAGCAGATGTTGATCTAGCTGTACACATGTTGCAGTCATGCACACTCAATTCTCATAAGAAGCTGGGAAGTTCTACCAATGGAGCGCAAGAAGGAATCCAACCAGATGCTGAAATATCAGTGGCAAATGAAGGCTCTGAAAAAACTGTCTGCCTGGATTCAATTCCTACCACAGATTTTGTTGACTAAAGTATAAACACTGTATTGAGAGATATATTTTGTGTATAACTTTAACTGGTGGTGGTATCTATTAGTTTTGTGGTGAAAAATTTCTTACTTTTTCTACCATATCTGTATTTTCTTAGAACAGAACAGAACTTGCCTGGTACAGGAAGCTGCATAGCGGCTATTGAATAGCTTATCTATAAATTTTCCACAACCGTGTTGCACATCtgcctcattttttaaaacaaactatcatAAAAGATGCATGCAAATTCCTTCCTTTTGACCCCATAGCACACATCACCATGTCATCTAAGACTCGTGTACAGATTTGACATCATGTCAGGGGAGCAACTGTGACCAGTGTGTCACAGACTCTGTTGAGGGGAGGGTTTTGCTTCTATTAAGTGAATTAAGGTTTTATATTGAATTGTAATTACCAATGCTACAGTAAACTATAATTGGAGAAGTGATGGCTAGTGGAAGCACATATTGtgtaaacaaaactaaaaaaaatcttaacagGGTTTAGTGTAGCTGCAGTCTTGCCTACAGCTTTGAAATCAATATAATTTTGCAACTGGAAAAACAGGGTGTACAACTCACATATTTCTCAGGATAGTCCTGCACAGTCAATGTATAGATGGAGTAACTGTTGCCTGACCTGTTAAAGTGAAGAAACAAGGGCAGAAAACAGGTACTCAAGCTTTGTCCAAACAACCACTGACAAGTGCATTTTAAGTACACACTTGTATCCTGCAGAAGTGTTTTTTAAGCTACAAGTTAAAGTCTGCTGTCTACAAATATATGTGCATAGTTGCAGCTTGTCACAACAAACTGCAATGGGTTTTTGGTTGGTGGGTGCCAGGCAAAAGTGCACTTTTTCTGCCATTATTTCTTCACTAGGTTTGGTGCCTATCTATTGTGAAATAATGATCTTGTACAAAGGTGTTCATCACTGAAAATGAGTGAACAATAATACTCCATGTGTTGCTCCAATTTAATACAGTAGATCATAATGCACATATTTGACTGGAAATATGCTCTCATGAAAACCTATTTGCATATTTAACAATGTAGGTCAGAGTATAGATAATAAAACCTGTCTTGTTTAGACACGGGGTGAATGGAGAATACTCAGATCTAATTTctcaactgctgctttttgtaaaataAAGTGTATGTCTCAACAAAACACCTGTAAGCAAAAGTGCCTTCTAGTATCTAGTTACCTAGATTTATCTAGTAAATTTGGCACATCAGTTTTTATGTTAACTAATACACAACAAGCAAGGCTCCATTTTATTTCTGTTGCATTGTGGTTAGTGTTGTAAATGTAGATTGACTTTTAAAAGCCCAGATACTTCCATTATCTGAATTTAGTTTTGCTTTCTATTAAAAGACAGGGACTAATAGTGTGTTTCCTTTGTTAATGTAGGCAGAGTGCTACTAGATCACAAGCTGCTGTTTAACTCTGCCTGCAGACAATAGCTTTCTTGTTGGTTTTGAAGAAATACAAATATCCCCAATTTAATTTGGACTTCATTTTTAAAGGAGTTCTGACTTAAGCACATAACTGTTGGTAGATTCTCTCTTTGCCTACCCATGCTCTTTGACAGTTAAGTTGCAAATTATTTGAATGTTCAGGCTATGTTGAAATGTGCTACCCCTTTATGTGATAAAATGAACAGCACGACATAGATGTCTTGAAAGGTGGTAAAGATTGGAGAACATCTGTCAAATATTAGCTGATACCACTGAGCAAAATCAAATTGGCATCTGTAATGACCTAATTTGGAAACTGACCAGTTAATATTCCTTATAAGGTACATTTGCAGCCTGTTGGTGTATACATTTCAAGTAGGGTAAGGTAAGCAAAGCTGGTGGGAGATACACAGCGAGGAAGAGTAGACTGAACTttgtcaacaataaccatttggTA
It encodes:
- the TXLNG gene encoding gamma-taxilin isoform X1, whose protein sequence is MAARRAELACVEGSRAVGSEPSFEQPQDQREGEKTVVAVAPRVARVDSENGTSPSSPCTPQNLLQRVSLCTGDCREEPNSSVGCNYTSSKCMLLTMEESQNCEFGSSSPEQLRNIALNTMLQHSEANFDGTENAGSLDEVEDYIVRNRNLLGTAYCAQELREETPGREETRTEPPDGQQDPESEKSKEKTLGKEVLLLMQALNTLATPEEKLAALCKKYADLLEESRNVQKQMKMLQKKQAQVVKEKVHLQSEHSKAILARSKLESLCRELQRHNKTLKEENMQQAREEEERRKEATAHFQITLNEIQAQLEQHGIHNAKLCQENIELGEKLKKLIEQYTLREEHMDKVFKHKELQQQLVDAKLQQTTQLIKEAEEKHQREREFLLKEATESRHKCEQMKQQEAQLKQQLSLYMDKFEEFQTTMAKSNELFTTFRQEMEKMTKKIKKLEKEIIVWRTKWENNNKALLQMAEEKTVKDKEYKGFQIKLDRLEKLCRALQTERNELNEKVEVLKEQVSVREADVDLAVHMLQSCTLNSHKKLGSSTNGAQEGIQPDAEISVANEGSEKTVCLDSIPTTDFVD
- the TXLNG gene encoding gamma-taxilin isoform X2, which gives rise to MAARRAELACVEGSRAVGSEPSFEQPQDQREGEKTVVAVAPRVARVDSENGTSPSSPCTPQNLLQRVSLCTGDCREEPNSSVGCNYTSSKCMLLTMEESQNCEFGSSSPEQLRNIALNTMLQHSEANFDGTENAGSLDEVEDYIVRNRNLLGTAYCAQELREETPGREETRTEPPDGQQDPERKEVLLLMQALNTLATPEEKLAALCKKYADLLEESRNVQKQMKMLQKKQAQVVKEKVHLQSEHSKAILARSKLESLCRELQRHNKTLKEENMQQAREEEERRKEATAHFQITLNEIQAQLEQHGIHNAKLCQENIELGEKLKKLIEQYTLREEHMDKVFKHKELQQQLVDAKLQQTTQLIKEAEEKHQREREFLLKEATESRHKCEQMKQQEAQLKQQLSLYMDKFEEFQTTMAKSNELFTTFRQEMEKMTKKIKKLEKEIIVWRTKWENNNKALLQMAEEKTVKDKEYKGFQIKLDRLEKLCRALQTERNELNEKVEVLKEQVSVREADVDLAVHMLQSCTLNSHKKLGSSTNGAQEGIQPDAEISVANEGSEKTVCLDSIPTTDFVD
- the TXLNG gene encoding gamma-taxilin isoform X3, translating into MAARRAELACVEGSRAVGSEPSFEQPQDQREGEKTVVAVAPRVARVDSECMLLTMEESQNCEFGSSSPEQLRNIALNTMLQHSEANFDGTENAGSLDEVEDYIVRNRNLLGTAYCAQELREETPGREETRTEPPDGQQDPESEKSKEKTLGKEVLLLMQALNTLATPEEKLAALCKKYADLLEESRNVQKQMKMLQKKQAQVVKEKVHLQSEHSKAILARSKLESLCRELQRHNKTLKEENMQQAREEEERRKEATAHFQITLNEIQAQLEQHGIHNAKLCQENIELGEKLKKLIEQYTLREEHMDKVFKHKELQQQLVDAKLQQTTQLIKEAEEKHQREREFLLKEATESRHKCEQMKQQEAQLKQQLSLYMDKFEEFQTTMAKSNELFTTFRQEMEKMTKKIKKLEKEIIVWRTKWENNNKALLQMAEEKTVKDKEYKGFQIKLDRLEKLCRALQTERNELNEKVEVLKEQVSVREADVDLAVHMLQSCTLNSHKKLGSSTNGAQEGIQPDAEISVANEGSEKTVCLDSIPTTDFVD
- the TXLNG gene encoding gamma-taxilin isoform X4, with protein sequence MLLTMEESQNCEFGSSSPEQLRNIALNTMLQHSEANFDGTENAGSLDEVEDYIVRNRNLLGTAYCAQELREETPGREETRTEPPDGQQDPESEKSKEKTLGKEVLLLMQALNTLATPEEKLAALCKKYADLLEESRNVQKQMKMLQKKQAQVVKEKVHLQSEHSKAILARSKLESLCRELQRHNKTLKEENMQQAREEEERRKEATAHFQITLNEIQAQLEQHGIHNAKLCQENIELGEKLKKLIEQYTLREEHMDKVFKHKELQQQLVDAKLQQTTQLIKEAEEKHQREREFLLKEATESRHKCEQMKQQEAQLKQQLSLYMDKFEEFQTTMAKSNELFTTFRQEMEKMTKKIKKLEKEIIVWRTKWENNNKALLQMAEEKTVKDKEYKGFQIKLDRLEKLCRALQTERNELNEKVEVLKEQVSVREADVDLAVHMLQSCTLNSHKKLGSSTNGAQEGIQPDAEISVANEGSEKTVCLDSIPTTDFVD